Proteins from one Chitinophaga oryzae genomic window:
- a CDS encoding translocation/assembly module TamB domain-containing protein, which translates to MTEPAETEIKHRRPWWRWLLWIIVAVLLLPVMAVLLLQLDGVQNYLRQQGESYLQKKLKTKVQIGYLRARGWKYLELRNVFVADTSHQALLYSGSLKVRYNLLAFLNNELQIDKLEWDTLLINVYRHQGDSTFNFQFAVDAFVSPDTKPDTIAPASGTTIQFRIKDVSLRHVKLNFEDQTGGMHAVATWDTLHADPDDLILDDGIYAFRGIELTGLKGFFRQHYIPSPATAAAPPPPPEDTGSAGLHLLLKKLRIKESNFLYSSDGIGITTGWKIGDLVLRNSSLDQDSTRIQVGDLSIHRTTGILAMMPGKDTTPAPPDTVPNTWQVFATQVNLDKLALRYDNGGPAPKAAGPDPDYNHLFLSNVNAKVSNIRYTPDSIQAGLKSLAARDWSGFTLRKANMDVTFTPKSLELRNFFLQTNKSVFRKHIAITVPSWSGIADHMDQLGIDANLDSVQVALAEWLPFVPDARKNKSFAPLWKKELTLSAILKGNLGLLNIKQLYLNDHEGNLVRTANGQIEHATDMDRLNANLPELYIQSGNKALRSWLPAGTLPDTPRLPENMLITGLFKGGMKNMVAQLQLKSDYANANINAKLANITDSIRGTYDVSVPSFRVHPGIMLYDTTLGWVSGNLMANGQGYTLTQMAAQAAIRLNEATYNRYTYHDVNVNANIRNGAFEANGESADTSLNTRFTIAGNLSDTALRSLRANAAITNADLYTTHWYTEPLTIKGNLDADFSSLEPQRLEGAALLTGWQVATKDHVVPLDTIALNAHYDSLQYITLKSPFGPVTAQGRMDYTKIGNAFSQIIMKPLKPADSGRIVVVPPGQYLEFAAALQVPHTLEPLIPGIRMEVPMDIAGRLNSDSSLLFVKANLPKVNYDSIQVDSLRLYARIVDTTLQTYVSIADMKHPSFPLYHTVLSAKANTGVVDFGLLMDDIKRQPKYRLGGIFTFLPDNMMQLVLKPDLLLNKQAWNVAENNIFRIKNGGPDTANIKLSYGDQSIQINTQADTSGVPALQAKVSNFQLATITGMLATDTLLANGLLNADAVVRHWNTQPLIHARLKVDSLTVKTAPLGTLTATAESTAPNAYKLDAALKGDNNDVTITGTYDSTINAQVNIANLQMASLEPFTMGSVTHMYGEATGKFDISGTASQPAVRGSMHFNNAGGIISFIGSNLHLPDEDIVIDEKGILLNNLVVADSLNNEMVVNGRINTSDFIKYGFNLSINAENFMALGKQQNQDQWIYGPAFIDSKVTVRGSLDLPRVDANVKLRDKSSVTVMLPQEEPGLADREGVVEFIDRDHPIDSALLAKQDSAKYSNPRLKGMFFSGNVEITPESVLKIIIDQANGDFVQAKGTANLNATLDPSSKMSITGRYEISEGKYEMSLNQLIKRSFDIQKGSFISFNGDAMAADLDITAKYTVNAPAIDLVQDQLGGMTAEQRNTYKQRIPFEVYLKIQGSLLKPDISFQLDMPERERNAFNGMPYNRIKQINQVPSELNKQVMGLLVLNTFIPDDPMSTLDGGGGAVGQAARNSVSKILSQQLNNLAGNLIKGVDLNFDLQSKEDYSSGSAQETTNLNIGASKKLFNDRLTVSVGSNIMLTGNTQNASSLVGDISIEYKLSRDGRYRLRVYQRNDNQTVIQGQYTETGVAFMLVMDYDEFREILQRSKREARKERLRDEKKKKRAAQDESNKNK; encoded by the coding sequence GTGACAGAACCAGCAGAAACAGAAATTAAACACAGGCGCCCCTGGTGGCGGTGGCTTTTATGGATCATCGTTGCGGTGCTTCTTTTGCCCGTGATGGCGGTGTTATTATTGCAACTGGACGGCGTACAGAACTATCTGCGCCAACAGGGCGAAAGCTATCTGCAGAAAAAACTGAAAACAAAAGTACAGATCGGGTACCTCCGCGCCAGGGGATGGAAATACCTCGAACTGAGAAATGTGTTTGTGGCCGACACTTCCCATCAGGCCCTGCTGTATTCCGGCTCCCTGAAAGTGCGTTACAACCTGCTGGCTTTTCTCAACAATGAACTGCAAATAGATAAACTGGAATGGGATACCCTGCTGATCAATGTTTACCGCCACCAGGGAGACAGTACCTTCAACTTCCAGTTTGCGGTAGACGCTTTCGTTTCTCCCGATACAAAGCCGGATACTATCGCCCCTGCCTCCGGCACCACCATCCAGTTCCGCATAAAAGACGTTTCCCTCCGGCATGTGAAACTGAACTTCGAAGACCAGACCGGCGGCATGCATGCAGTAGCCACCTGGGACACCCTCCACGCCGATCCTGATGACCTTATCCTCGACGATGGCATCTACGCTTTCAGAGGCATAGAGCTGACAGGCCTGAAAGGCTTTTTCCGTCAGCATTATATTCCGTCGCCCGCTACCGCCGCCGCTCCTCCGCCGCCGCCGGAAGATACCGGCAGCGCCGGGCTTCACCTGCTGCTGAAAAAGCTGCGTATCAAAGAAAGCAACTTCCTCTACAGCAGCGATGGTATCGGCATCACTACCGGCTGGAAAATCGGCGACCTCGTATTACGCAACAGCAGCCTTGACCAGGACTCTACCCGCATACAGGTAGGCGACCTCTCCATTCACCGCACGACCGGTATCCTGGCCATGATGCCCGGAAAAGACACTACGCCTGCGCCACCGGACACGGTGCCCAATACCTGGCAGGTCTTTGCCACGCAGGTCAATCTCGACAAACTGGCCCTACGTTATGACAACGGCGGCCCCGCCCCTAAAGCAGCCGGCCCCGATCCGGATTATAACCACCTGTTCCTGTCAAACGTAAATGCTAAAGTCAGCAATATCCGCTATACGCCCGACAGCATACAGGCTGGCCTCAAGAGCCTGGCAGCCCGGGACTGGTCCGGGTTCACCCTCCGGAAGGCCAATATGGACGTGACCTTCACGCCCAAAAGCCTGGAGCTGCGCAACTTTTTCCTGCAAACCAACAAGAGCGTTTTCAGAAAACATATAGCCATCACCGTACCCTCCTGGTCAGGTATCGCAGACCATATGGACCAGCTGGGGATCGACGCCAACCTCGACTCCGTACAGGTAGCCCTGGCAGAATGGTTGCCCTTCGTACCCGACGCCCGTAAAAACAAATCCTTTGCACCTCTTTGGAAAAAGGAACTAACGCTGTCGGCTATATTAAAAGGTAATCTGGGCTTGCTGAATATCAAACAACTCTACCTGAACGACCATGAAGGCAACCTCGTCAGAACGGCCAACGGCCAGATAGAACACGCTACCGATATGGACCGGCTCAACGCCAACCTGCCGGAGCTCTATATCCAGTCGGGCAACAAAGCCCTGCGGTCCTGGCTGCCGGCCGGCACTTTGCCCGACACGCCAAGATTACCGGAAAACATGCTGATCACCGGCCTGTTCAAAGGCGGCATGAAAAATATGGTGGCGCAGCTGCAACTGAAAAGCGACTACGCCAATGCCAATATCAACGCCAAACTGGCCAATATCACCGACAGCATCCGCGGCACCTACGATGTAAGCGTGCCTTCCTTCCGGGTACACCCGGGTATCATGCTTTATGATACCACCCTGGGATGGGTGAGCGGCAACCTCATGGCCAACGGGCAAGGGTATACGCTAACACAGATGGCCGCACAGGCAGCCATCCGGCTGAATGAAGCGACCTATAACCGGTATACATATCACGATGTCAACGTGAATGCCAATATCCGCAACGGCGCCTTCGAAGCCAACGGCGAAAGCGCAGATACCAGCCTCAATACCCGCTTTACTATCGCCGGTAACCTGAGCGATACCGCGTTGCGAAGCCTCAGGGCAAACGCAGCAATTACCAATGCCGACCTGTATACCACTCACTGGTACACAGAACCGCTGACCATCAAAGGCAACCTGGACGCTGACTTCAGCAGCCTGGAGCCACAGCGGCTGGAAGGGGCCGCATTACTCACCGGCTGGCAGGTGGCTACCAAAGACCATGTGGTGCCGCTGGACACCATTGCGCTCAACGCCCACTACGACAGCCTCCAATACATTACGCTGAAAAGTCCTTTTGGCCCGGTAACAGCACAGGGACGCATGGATTATACCAAAATCGGCAACGCTTTCAGCCAGATCATCATGAAACCGCTGAAACCGGCCGATTCAGGCCGTATCGTAGTCGTTCCTCCCGGGCAGTACCTGGAATTTGCCGCAGCGCTGCAGGTACCACATACGCTGGAACCGCTCATACCAGGCATCCGCATGGAAGTGCCCATGGACATCGCCGGCCGCCTCAACAGCGACAGCAGCCTGCTGTTCGTCAAAGCGAACCTGCCGAAAGTGAACTATGACTCTATCCAGGTAGACAGCCTTCGCCTGTACGCCCGCATTGTAGACACTACCCTCCAAACGTATGTGTCTATCGCAGACATGAAACATCCGTCATTCCCGCTTTATCATACGGTTTTATCCGCCAAAGCCAACACCGGCGTGGTGGACTTCGGCCTGCTTATGGACGATATCAAACGGCAGCCTAAATATCGCCTCGGCGGCATCTTTACTTTCCTGCCGGACAATATGATGCAGCTGGTGCTCAAACCAGACCTGCTGCTGAACAAACAAGCCTGGAACGTGGCGGAAAACAACATTTTCCGCATCAAAAACGGCGGCCCGGACACCGCCAATATAAAGCTGTCCTACGGTGATCAGTCCATACAAATCAATACACAGGCAGATACTTCCGGCGTGCCCGCCCTGCAGGCGAAAGTCAGCAACTTCCAGCTGGCCACTATCACCGGTATGCTCGCTACCGACACCCTGCTGGCCAACGGCCTGCTCAACGCAGACGCCGTAGTGCGTCACTGGAACACCCAACCGCTTATACACGCCCGGCTGAAAGTAGACAGCCTCACGGTGAAAACAGCGCCGCTGGGCACCCTCACGGCGACAGCTGAAAGTACCGCTCCCAATGCGTATAAACTGGACGCTGCGCTCAAAGGCGACAACAACGACGTTACCATCACCGGTACCTACGACAGCACCATCAATGCCCAGGTGAACATCGCCAATCTGCAGATGGCCTCCCTCGAGCCTTTCACCATGGGCAGCGTCACCCATATGTATGGCGAAGCCACCGGTAAATTCGACATCTCCGGCACCGCCAGCCAACCAGCAGTAAGAGGCAGTATGCACTTCAATAACGCCGGCGGCATCATCAGCTTCATCGGCAGCAATCTTCACCTGCCCGATGAAGACATCGTGATCGATGAAAAAGGCATCCTGCTTAACAACCTGGTAGTGGCCGACAGCCTTAACAATGAAATGGTGGTGAACGGCCGCATCAACACTTCCGACTTTATCAAATACGGGTTCAACCTGAGCATCAACGCCGAAAACTTCATGGCCCTCGGCAAACAGCAGAACCAGGACCAATGGATCTACGGGCCAGCCTTTATAGACAGTAAAGTCACCGTGCGCGGCTCCCTCGACCTGCCCCGTGTAGACGCCAATGTTAAACTGCGCGACAAATCCAGTGTCACCGTTATGCTGCCGCAGGAAGAACCCGGACTGGCCGACAGGGAAGGGGTAGTGGAATTCATTGACCGCGATCACCCGATCGACAGCGCGCTGCTGGCCAAACAGGACAGTGCCAAATACAGCAATCCCAGGCTCAAAGGCATGTTCTTCTCCGGTAACGTGGAAATCACTCCCGAGTCGGTGCTGAAGATCATTATCGACCAGGCCAACGGCGACTTCGTACAGGCAAAAGGTACCGCCAACCTGAACGCCACCCTCGATCCATCCAGCAAAATGAGCATCACCGGCCGTTACGAGATCTCAGAAGGTAAATATGAAATGTCGCTCAACCAGCTGATCAAACGCTCTTTCGATATCCAGAAAGGCAGCTTCATCTCCTTCAACGGCGATGCCATGGCCGCAGACCTGGACATCACCGCCAAATATACTGTCAATGCCCCCGCCATCGACCTGGTACAGGACCAACTCGGCGGTATGACAGCAGAACAACGCAATACCTATAAACAACGCATTCCGTTTGAAGTATATCTCAAAATACAGGGCAGCCTGCTGAAGCCGGATATCAGCTTCCAGCTCGATATGCCCGAAAGAGAAAGGAACGCCTTTAATGGCATGCCTTACAACCGCATCAAACAGATCAACCAGGTGCCTTCCGAGCTGAATAAACAGGTAATGGGCCTCCTGGTGCTCAATACCTTCATTCCGGACGATCCCATGTCTACCCTCGACGGCGGCGGTGGCGCGGTAGGACAGGCAGCCCGTAACAGCGTGAGCAAGATCCTGTCGCAACAGCTGAATAACCTCGCCGGTAACCTCATCAAAGGCGTGGACCTCAACTTCGATCTGCAAAGCAAGGAAGACTACTCCTCCGGTTCCGCACAGGAAACCACCAACCTCAATATCGGTGCGTCCAAGAAATTGTTCAATGATCGTTTAACCGTTTCCGTTGGTTCCAATATCATGCTTACCGGCAACACCCAGAATGCCAGCTCGCTGGTAGGGGATATCTCTATCGAATACAAATTAAGCCGTGACGGCAGGTACCGTCTCAGGGTATATCAGCGCAACGATAACCAGACGGTTATCCAGGGCCAATACACCGAAACCGGCGTAGCGTTTATGCTGGTAATGGATTATGACGAATTCAGAGAGATATTGCAACGTTCTAAAAGGGAAGCCAGAAAAGAACGCCTGCGCGACGAAAAAAAGAAAAAGCGGGCAGCGCAAGATGAATCAAACAAAAACAAGTAA
- a CDS encoding glutamate synthase subunit beta, with product MGKPTGFLEFTRELPGKADPRERINHYNEFVERFPENKLNQQASRCMSCGVPFCHSGCPLGNVIPEFNHAVYRQDWQDAYDILTSTNNFPEFTGRICPAPCESACVLGINQPPVAIEEIERHIIEIAFDKGLVQAKVPRVRTGKKVAVIGSGPAGLAAAAQLNYAGHSVTVFERDDKPGGLLRYGIPDFKLEKWTIDRRIKLMDEEGVTFQCNANVGVNVSTNDLLREYNAIVLAGGSTIPRDLGITGRELKGVHYAMDFLKQQNKRVSSLPVDGHDIMATGKNVVVIGGGDTGSDCVGTSNRHGAVSVTQLELLPKPPGERTDYMPWPTYPMVLKTSSSHEEGADRQWAIATKAFIGDDNGHLKALRIVDLQWTLGADGKPARFTEVPGSERDIPCELALLAMGFVHPQHTGMLEQLEVEKDERGNVKATEKDYLTSIPKVFTAGDMRRGQSLVVWAISEGRECARKVDEFLMGSSQLESKDHSLQAMAL from the coding sequence ATGGGTAAACCTACAGGATTCCTGGAATTTACACGAGAGCTGCCCGGAAAAGCAGATCCCCGGGAAAGGATAAACCACTACAACGAGTTTGTGGAGCGTTTCCCTGAAAATAAACTGAACCAGCAGGCCTCCCGCTGCATGAGCTGCGGCGTGCCTTTCTGCCACAGCGGATGCCCGCTGGGAAACGTCATACCAGAATTCAACCATGCCGTATACCGTCAGGACTGGCAGGATGCTTACGATATCCTGACTTCCACCAATAATTTCCCCGAATTCACCGGCCGTATTTGTCCGGCTCCCTGTGAAAGCGCCTGCGTACTGGGCATCAACCAGCCGCCGGTAGCCATCGAGGAAATTGAGCGGCATATCATAGAAATAGCATTCGACAAAGGCCTGGTCCAGGCTAAAGTTCCCCGCGTGCGTACCGGTAAAAAAGTTGCCGTGATCGGTTCCGGTCCTGCCGGGCTGGCTGCCGCCGCCCAGCTGAACTACGCCGGCCACAGCGTCACCGTATTCGAACGCGACGACAAACCGGGTGGCCTGCTCCGCTATGGCATTCCTGACTTCAAACTGGAAAAATGGACCATCGACCGCAGGATCAAACTGATGGATGAAGAAGGCGTTACCTTCCAGTGCAATGCCAACGTAGGTGTTAACGTAAGCACCAATGACCTGTTGAGGGAATACAACGCCATCGTACTGGCTGGCGGCTCTACCATTCCGCGCGACCTCGGTATCACCGGCCGCGAACTGAAAGGGGTACACTACGCCATGGACTTCCTCAAACAGCAGAATAAAAGAGTCAGCAGCCTCCCTGTGGATGGACACGATATCATGGCCACCGGTAAAAACGTGGTAGTGATAGGAGGGGGCGATACCGGTTCCGACTGCGTAGGTACCAGCAACCGTCATGGCGCGGTGAGCGTTACCCAGCTGGAACTGTTGCCCAAACCTCCCGGCGAGCGCACCGATTACATGCCATGGCCTACCTATCCCATGGTGCTGAAAACATCTTCTTCCCATGAAGAAGGCGCAGACCGCCAGTGGGCCATTGCCACCAAAGCCTTTATCGGCGACGACAACGGGCACCTGAAAGCCCTCCGCATAGTAGACCTTCAGTGGACCCTGGGCGCCGACGGCAAACCAGCCAGGTTCACCGAAGTTCCCGGATCTGAAAGAGATATCCCCTGCGAACTGGCATTACTGGCTATGGGCTTCGTACATCCGCAGCACACCGGTATGCTCGAACAGCTCGAAGTGGAAAAAGATGAAAGAGGCAACGTAAAAGCCACCGAAAAAGATTACCTGACGTCCATCCCTAAAGTGTTCACTGCCGGCGATATGCGCCGTGGCCAGTCACTGGTGGTATGGGCAATCAGCGAAGGTCGCGAGTGCGCAAGAAAAGTGGATGAGTTCCTGATGGGCAGCTCCCAGCTGGAAAGCAAAGACCATTCCCTGCAGGCAATGGCACTGTAA
- the gltB gene encoding glutamate synthase large subunit: MDEVKQTQGLYRPEFEHDACGTGFTAHIKGRKSHHIIRDALTMLENMEHRGACGCEQNTGDGAGILFQVPHEFLYDECLRLGISLPEFGKYGVGMVFFPKEPRWREECREILQRSAEKLGLEILGYRKVPVRPDGIGESALSVEPEIEQVFIACPYHISDPELFERKLFVLRNYVSKTVRNTIPKEKALFYIASLSYKTIVYKGQLTTYQVRHYYTDLSDEKMVSAFALIHSRFATNTFPSWRLAHPYRYIAHNGEINTLKGNLNWLRSGERDFMSRFFTPEEMDMLLPIVEEGQSDSASLDNVIELLTMTGRSLPHVMMMLIPEAWDGNEDMAPEKKAFYEYHASLMEPWDGPASISFTDGKIIGATLDRNGLRPSRFVVTKDDRVIMASEAGVLPIDPKNVKEKGRLQPGKMFIVDMDQGRIIGDEELKQQICTQQPYGEWLNKYKIRMEELPEPRVTFTHLEHDQIFKYQRAFGYSTEDMEHIIAPMAIDGKEPVGSMGTDTPLAALSNQPQHLANYFKQLFAQVTNPPIDPIRERLVMSLATFVGGNGNLLDEDPLHCHSLALRHPILNNYELEKIRSIDTGLFQAKTLHTYFKADGKPGSLEKGLARLCRYAVDAVEDGFEVLILSDRAIDSEHAAIPSLLAASAVHHHLIRKGIRGSVGLIVEAGDVWEVHHFACLLGFGATAVNPYLALSTIRDLKLSNKLDTDLDVDKLKKNYIKAVCDGLLKVFSKMGISTLQSYQGAQIFEILGINQQVVDKYFAGAVSRIQGLGLDEIARETLAKHWMGYGRKETPVQRLTEGGVYQWKRKGEFHLFNPTTIHLLQYSTRMGDYSVFKKYSKAVNDQSEKACTLRSLFSFKRTRASISIDEVEPASSIFKRFATGAMSFGSISHEAHSTLAIAMNRIGAKSNTGEGGEDEIRYEQLPNGDSMRSAIKQVASARFGVTSYYLTNADELQIKMAQGAKPGEGGQLPGHKVDDWIAKVRHSTPGVGLISPPPHHDIYSIEDLAQLIYDLKNANRAARISVKLVSKAGVGTIAAGVAKAHADVVLIAGHDGGTGASPISSIKHAGLPWELGLAESHQTLVKNKLRSRVVLQTDGQLKTGRDIAIATLLGAEEWGVATAALIVEGCIMMRKCHVNTCPVGVATQDPDLRKRFTGDPQHVVNLFTFLVEELREIMADLGFRTINEMVGQVDNLQMREGITHWKTQKLDLSPILYKEPAAPETGLYKQEEQDHGIAEVLDWQLLKAAQPALEKKTRVYQQYPVKNTDRTIGTILSNEISKRYKSEGLPEDTIHFKFTGSAGQSFGAFSTRGLTLELEGEANDYFGKGLSGSKLILYPHGEAGFKAEENIIAGNVCFYGATSGEAYIRGKAGERFCVRNSGATIVAEGVGDHGCEYMTGGRAVILGETGRNFGAGMSGGIAYVYDVKGSFANHCNRDMIDLDPLDQEDVAALQDLITKHHAYTNSTVAKFILKDWENQLRHFVKVFPKEYKAVLKAGVSQGQKIKR, encoded by the coding sequence ATGGATGAAGTGAAGCAAACGCAAGGTTTATACCGTCCTGAATTCGAACATGATGCCTGCGGAACAGGTTTTACGGCTCATATCAAGGGTCGTAAATCCCACCATATTATTCGTGATGCCCTCACCATGCTGGAAAACATGGAACACCGCGGTGCCTGCGGTTGTGAGCAGAACACGGGTGATGGTGCAGGAATCCTGTTTCAGGTCCCCCATGAATTTTTATATGATGAGTGCCTTCGGTTAGGTATCAGCTTGCCTGAATTTGGTAAGTATGGTGTAGGCATGGTCTTTTTCCCGAAAGAACCCCGCTGGCGCGAAGAGTGCCGTGAAATCCTGCAACGCAGCGCCGAAAAACTGGGCCTCGAGATCCTGGGATACCGTAAAGTACCCGTTCGCCCCGATGGCATCGGAGAATCCGCCCTGTCTGTAGAACCGGAAATTGAACAGGTATTTATCGCCTGTCCCTATCATATCAGCGACCCGGAACTGTTTGAGCGCAAACTGTTTGTGCTCCGCAATTACGTGTCCAAAACCGTTCGTAATACCATCCCCAAAGAGAAAGCACTGTTTTACATCGCTTCTCTTTCCTATAAAACGATCGTATATAAAGGTCAGCTGACCACCTACCAGGTACGTCATTATTATACTGACCTGAGCGATGAGAAGATGGTGTCCGCCTTCGCCCTCATCCACTCCCGTTTTGCAACCAACACTTTCCCCAGCTGGCGGTTAGCGCACCCTTACCGTTATATCGCCCACAACGGGGAAATTAATACGCTGAAAGGCAACCTTAACTGGCTCCGCTCCGGTGAGCGCGACTTCATGTCCCGGTTTTTCACTCCCGAAGAAATGGACATGCTGCTGCCGATCGTAGAAGAAGGTCAGTCGGACTCCGCCAGCCTCGACAACGTGATCGAGCTGCTGACCATGACCGGCCGCTCCCTGCCCCATGTAATGATGATGCTGATCCCAGAAGCATGGGACGGCAATGAAGACATGGCGCCGGAGAAAAAAGCTTTCTACGAATACCACGCTTCCCTGATGGAACCCTGGGACGGCCCGGCCTCCATCTCCTTCACCGACGGTAAAATCATCGGTGCTACGCTGGACCGTAACGGATTACGCCCCAGCCGCTTTGTCGTGACCAAAGACGATCGCGTGATCATGGCCTCTGAAGCCGGTGTATTACCCATCGATCCTAAAAACGTAAAAGAAAAAGGACGCCTGCAGCCCGGAAAAATGTTCATCGTAGACATGGACCAGGGCCGCATCATCGGCGATGAGGAGCTGAAACAACAGATCTGCACCCAACAGCCATACGGCGAATGGCTCAATAAATATAAGATCCGCATGGAAGAGCTGCCTGAGCCAAGGGTTACCTTTACCCACCTCGAGCACGACCAGATCTTTAAATACCAGCGCGCTTTCGGTTACAGCACCGAAGATATGGAGCATATCATTGCCCCGATGGCCATCGACGGCAAAGAACCGGTAGGCTCCATGGGCACGGATACGCCGCTGGCCGCGCTCAGCAATCAGCCGCAGCACCTGGCCAACTACTTCAAACAGCTGTTCGCCCAGGTGACCAACCCACCCATCGATCCCATCCGGGAAAGACTGGTAATGTCGCTCGCCACCTTCGTAGGCGGCAACGGCAACCTGCTGGACGAAGATCCGCTGCACTGCCACAGCCTGGCACTGCGCCATCCGATCCTCAACAACTACGAACTGGAAAAAATACGCAGTATCGATACCGGCCTGTTTCAGGCGAAGACGCTGCATACCTACTTTAAGGCCGACGGCAAACCCGGTTCCCTCGAAAAAGGGTTGGCCCGCCTGTGCCGCTACGCAGTAGATGCCGTAGAAGACGGGTTTGAAGTCCTCATCCTCTCTGACCGCGCCATCGACTCCGAGCACGCCGCCATCCCGTCACTGCTGGCCGCATCCGCCGTACATCACCACCTGATCCGCAAAGGTATCCGCGGCTCGGTAGGGCTGATCGTGGAAGCCGGCGACGTTTGGGAAGTACACCACTTCGCCTGCCTGCTGGGCTTCGGCGCTACCGCAGTAAACCCGTACCTGGCGCTCAGCACCATCCGCGACCTGAAACTGTCCAATAAGCTGGACACCGACCTGGACGTAGATAAACTGAAGAAAAACTACATCAAAGCCGTTTGCGACGGTTTGCTCAAAGTATTCTCCAAAATGGGTATCTCCACCCTGCAATCTTACCAGGGCGCGCAGATATTCGAGATCCTGGGCATCAACCAGCAAGTGGTGGATAAATATTTCGCCGGCGCCGTATCCCGTATCCAGGGCCTCGGCCTCGATGAAATCGCCCGCGAAACGCTGGCAAAACACTGGATGGGCTACGGCCGCAAGGAAACACCGGTACAACGGCTCACCGAAGGCGGCGTATACCAGTGGAAACGCAAAGGCGAATTCCACCTCTTCAATCCCACTACCATCCACCTGCTGCAGTATTCCACCCGTATGGGCGACTACAGCGTGTTTAAAAAATACTCCAAAGCCGTTAACGACCAGAGCGAAAAAGCCTGCACCCTACGTAGCCTCTTTTCGTTTAAACGTACCCGTGCTTCCATCTCCATCGATGAGGTGGAACCAGCTTCCAGCATCTTCAAACGCTTCGCGACAGGCGCTATGAGCTTCGGTTCCATCTCTCACGAGGCGCACTCCACCCTCGCCATCGCGATGAACCGCATCGGCGCTAAAAGCAATACCGGCGAAGGGGGAGAAGATGAGATCCGCTATGAGCAACTGCCCAACGGCGACTCTATGCGCTCCGCCATCAAACAGGTAGCCAGCGCCCGTTTCGGCGTTACCAGCTACTACCTGACCAATGCCGACGAATTACAGATCAAAATGGCCCAGGGTGCTAAACCCGGCGAAGGCGGCCAGCTGCCCGGCCATAAAGTGGACGACTGGATCGCGAAAGTAAGGCACTCCACCCCGGGTGTAGGCCTCATCTCTCCGCCGCCGCACCACGATATTTACTCTATCGAAGATCTGGCACAGCTCATCTATGACCTGAAAAATGCCAACCGCGCCGCCCGCATCAGCGTAAAACTGGTGTCTAAAGCCGGCGTAGGCACTATCGCTGCCGGCGTGGCCAAAGCACATGCCGACGTGGTACTGATTGCCGGTCATGATGGTGGTACCGGCGCTTCTCCGATAAGCTCCATCAAACATGCCGGCCTGCCGTGGGAACTTGGCCTCGCCGAATCCCACCAGACACTGGTGAAAAACAAACTCCGCAGCAGGGTAGTACTGCAGACCGACGGCCAGCTGAAAACAGGCCGCGACATCGCCATCGCCACACTGCTCGGCGCAGAAGAATGGGGCGTGGCTACCGCCGCACTTATCGTGGAAGGCTGTATCATGATGCGTAAATGCCATGTCAACACCTGCCCCGTAGGCGTGGCCACCCAGGACCCGGACCTGCGCAAACGCTTCACCGGCGACCCGCAACATGTGGTGAACCTCTTCACCTTCCTCGTGGAAGAACTGCGCGAAATCATGGCCGACCTCGGCTTCCGTACCATCAACGAAATGGTAGGCCAGGTTGACAACCTCCAGATGCGCGAAGGTATCACCCACTGGAAAACACAGAAACTGGACCTTTCTCCCATCCTGTACAAAGAACCGGCAGCTCCTGAAACCGGCCTGTACAAACAGGAAGAGCAGGACCACGGTATCGCTGAAGTGCTCGACTGGCAGCTGCTGAAAGCAGCACAGCCGGCGCTGGAGAAAAAGACAAGGGTTTACCAACAATATCCTGTTAAAAATACCGACCGTACCATCGGCACCATCCTCTCCAACGAAATATCCAAACGTTACAAGAGCGAAGGCCTGCCGGAAGATACCATCCACTTCAAGTTCACCGGTTCTGCCGGCCAGAGCTTCGGCGCCTTCTCCACCAGGGGGCTTACCCTCGAACTGGAAGGCGAAGCCAACGACTACTTCGGTAAAGGGCTTTCCGGCTCCAAACTGATCCTCTATCCTCACGGAGAAGCAGGCTTCAAAGCGGAGGAAAACATCATCGCAGGTAACGTGTGCTTCTATGGCGCCACCTCCGGTGAAGCCTACATCCGCGGTAAAGCTGGCGAACGCTTCTGCGTCCGTAACTCCGGCGCTACCATCGTGGCAGAAGGAGTAGGCGACCACGGCTGCGAATACATGACCGGCGGCCGCGCTGTTATCCTCGGTGAAACAGGCCGCAACTTCGGCGCCGGTATGAGCGGCGGTATCGCTTATGTGTACGATGTCAAAGGCTCCTTCGCCAACCACTGCAACCGCGATATGATCGATCTCGATCCGCTGGACCAGGAAGATGTGGCTGCCCTGCAGGACCTGATCACTAAACATCACGCCTACACGAACAGCACCGTGGCGAAATTTATCCTGAAAGACTGGGAAAATCAGCTGCGTCATTTCGTGAAAGTATTCCCGAAAGAATACAAGGCCGTGCTGAAAGCAGGCGTATCACAAGGACAGAAGATAAAACGTTAA